GACGAGAGCGACCGCAGCTTCCACAAGTACGCCCCCGAGGTCGCCATCGTCCTCAACGTCGAGCTCGACCACCACGCCAACTACGCGTCGATGGACGAGATCTACGAGTCCTTCGAGACCTTCGCCGCCAGGATCGTCCCCGGCGGCACCCTGGTGATCGCGGCCGACCAGGAGGGCGCCCGTGAGCTGACGCGGCGGCTGGCCGGGTCGGTGCGGACGGTGACGTACGGGGAGTCCGAGGACGCCGACGTGCGCATCCTGTCGGTCGTCCCGCAGGGGCTGAAGAGCCAGGTCACCGTGGTGCTGGACGGCACCGAGCTGACCTTCGAGGTCTCCGTCCCGGGCCGCCACTACGCCCACAACGCGGTCGCCGCCCTCGCCGCCGGAGCGGCCCTCGGCATCCCGGCCGCCGAGCTGGCCCCCGCGCTGGCCGCGTACACGGGCGTCAAGCGGCGCCTCCAGCTCAAGGGCGAGGCGGCCGGCGTCCAGGTCGTCGACTCCTACGCGCACCACCCCACCGAGATGACGGCGGACCTGGAGGCCATGCGCGCCGCGGTCGGTGACGCCCGCATCCTGGTCCTCTTCCAGCCCCACCTGTTCTCCCGCACCCAGGAGCTGGGCGAGGAGATGGGCCGGGCCCTGGCGCTCGCGGACGCGTCGGTCGTCCTCGACATCTACCCCGCCCGCGAGGACCCGATCCCGGGCATCACCAGCGAACTGATCATCGAGGCGGCCCGGGCCGCGGGCGCCGACGTCACGCCCGTGCACGACAAGGCGGAGGCACCCGCGGTGATCGCGGGAATGGCGAAGGCCGGTGATCTCGTTCTCACCATGGGCGCGGGCGACGTCACCGACCTCGGACCGCGCATCCTGGACGAGCTGTAGAGAACCGCTTTGACGAGGGGCTGAGGACTCATGTCGTACGACGTCGAGAAGCCGGACGAGCAGTGGCGCGAGGAACTGGCCCCGGCCGAGTACGCGGTCCTGCGCCAGGCCGCCACGGAGCCGGCCTTCACCGGTGAGTACACCGACACCAAGACCGAGGGCGTCTACTCCTGCCGGGCCTGCGGTGCCGACCTGTTCACCTCCACGACCAAGTTCGAGTCGCACTGCGGCTGGCCGTCCTTCTTCGACCCGAAGGACACCGACGCGGTCGAGCTGATCGAGGACCGGTCGCACGGCATGGTGCGCACGGAGGTGCGGTGCGCCCGGTGCGGGTCGCACCTCGGGCACGTGTTCAAGGGCGAGGGCTATCCGACCCCGACCGACCAGCGGTACTGCATCAACAGCATCGCGCTGCGGCTCCGGCCCGCCGAGGGCTGAGCCGGCGGCTCGGCGGCGGACGGGAGCCTCACCGGGCGGCGGCCGGCAGCGTCACGGTGAAGACCGTCACGCCCGGTTCGCCGCCCAGCTCGATCGTCCCGCCGTGCGCCCGCACCAGCGAACCGGCGACCGCCAGGCCCAGACCGCTGCCGCCGCGGTCCCGGCTGCGGGCCTTGTCGACGCGGTAGAAGCGGTCGAAGATCCGCTCCCGGTCGGCGGCCGGGACGCCCGGTCCCCGGTCGGCGACGGCCACCCGCGCCGCGCCGGACGCCACGGACAGCGTGACCGAGACCCGCGTGCCCGGCGGCGTGTGCACGGCGGCGTTGGTGAGCAGGTTGTCGAGCACCTGCCGGACGCGCTGCGGGTCCAAGCGCAGCCTCACCGCCGCCGGCCCGGTCGTCACCGTCAGCGGATGCTCCGGGTGACCGGCGCGGAAGGCGTCCGCCGCCTGCCGTACCAGCTCCGCCAGATCCGCGTCCTCCCACCGCAGGGGTGCCTCCACCTCGTCCGCGTCCAGCCGGGCGAGCAGCAGGAGGTCGTCCAGGAGCACGCCCATCCGGGCCGCCTCCGCGCGCAGCCGGGCCAGGTGCCGCTCCCGTTCCCCGGGCTCGTTGGCCGCCGCGTACTGGAACAGGTCGGCGTAACCCCGTACGGACATCAGGGGGGTGCGCAGCTCGTGCGAGGCGTCCGCGACGAACCGGCGCAGCCGCCGCTCGGCCTCGGCGCGCACCGCCAGCGAGTTGTCGATGTGCTCCAGCATCGTGTTGAACGCGGTCCGCAGCTCGGCCACCTCGCGGCCGCCGTCCCGGCCGTCCACCCGCAGCGGCAGCCGGGCCGCCGACTCGCTCAGGTCGTGCGAGGCGATGCCGTGCGCCGTGCCGGCCATGTCGCTCAGCGGCTTCAGCCCGCGCCGCAGCATCCGCCGCCCGAACACCACCAGTGCCAGCAGCGCCAGGCCGAAGGCGACGACCTGCACCGTGACCAGCTGCTCCACGGTGTCCTCGACGTCCCCCAGGGGCGCGGCGCTGACCAGCACCACCCCGGGCCGCACCTCGCAGGCCCGCAGCAGATAGGGGCCGTGCCCGCCGATCCGCACGGTGCGGGTGAGGTCCTCGTCCGAGCGGGCCATCGTCCGCGCGAGGGCGGTGAGCGCACGGCTGTCGGCCGGCACCTCGGCGGGGGTGCGCAGATCGGCCGAGCCGCCGGACACGTCGTACACGGCCGTGTACCAGCCGTAGTAGGGCTTGCGCCGCACCGTGCCGTGCTCCGCCGCGTCCTTGGACTGCACGACCTGCACCAGCTTCATCTGATCCGCGAGCTGCCGCTCCAGGTAGTCCCGCATGGACGCGGTCAGCGCCGTGCCGACCACGGCGAACACCACCAGCGACAGCACCCCGAGCCCCAGCGCCAGGCGGGTCCCGAGCCGCAGCCGGCGGTAGGCCCGCCACAGCCGGGGTATCACCGGGCCGCCTGCCGGATCACGTACCCGAAGCCGCGCACCGTCCGGATCAGCGGCTCGCCGGCCCCGTCGGCGTCGCCGAGCTTGCGGCGCAGCCGGCTGACGACCAGCTCCACGACGTTGGACCGGCCGCCGAAACCGTACTCCCACACGTGGTCGAGGATCTGCGCCTTGGTCAGCACGGCCGGTGACTTGCGCATGAGGTAGCGCAGCACCTCGTACTCGGTGGGGGTCAGCGACAGCCGCCGCTCGCCCCGGCGCACCTCACGGGTGTCCTCGTCCATCGTCAGGTCCCCCACCCGCAGCACCGCCCGCCGGAGATCCGGCCCGGCGCTGCGCCGCAGCACGGTCCGCAGCCGGGCCATCAACTCCTCCACGGCGAACGGCTTGACCAGATAGTCGTCACCGCCCCGGGTCAGCCCCGCCACCCGGTCGGCCACACCGTCGCGCGCGGTGAGGAACACCACCGGCACCATCGTGCCCGAGCCGCGCAGCCGGTCCAGGACACCGAAGCCGTCGACGTCCGGCAGCATCAGGTCGAGCACCACGATGTCCGGACGGAACCCGGCGGCCAGCCGCAGCGCCTGCTCGCCGGTGTTCGCGGTGACCGCCTCCCAGCCCTCGTAGCGGGCGACGGTGGCCACGAGGTCGGCGATGGGCGGATCGTCGTCCACCACGAGGAGTCGCACTTTTTCCACCCGCACATACTGCGCCACCGTCCGCCCGCACCCCATACCGCGTGGGCCTCCGCACCGAGATGGACAAGCAGTTGGCAGTCGCCCGACAGGAGAACGACAGGTCGGACGGGCGAAGCCCGGTGCCGTGACCATGGGTGAGGAGGGGATCGCGTGGGCCGCCGCCCGGCACGGCTGCGAGGTCTTCGCGGTCGACGCGGAACGCCGGGTGCCGCGCACGGCTGGCCTGCCCGTCCCGGGGTAGAGGCCTCACGCGGACGCCACGGGCCCGCAACACCGGACGTCTAGACTCTCCCGGCAACGACCCGTAGCGACCTGGCCAGAACTTTCCGCCCACCCGAAGGGTATTCGGCGTTTTGATACGGATGGAATCAGTCACCAAGCGGTACCCGGACGGCACCGTGGCGGTCGACCGGCTGTCGCTGGAGATACCGGACCGCTCGATCACGGTCCTCGTCGGACCCTCGGGCTGCGGCAAGACGACGACCCTGCGGATGATCAACAGGATGGTCGAGCCCACGGAGGGCACCATCTCCCTGGACGGCGCCGACCTCCAGCAGCAGCCGGTCACCACCCTGCGCCGGTCGATGGGGTACGTCATCCAGAACGCCGGGCTCTTCCAGCACCGGACGATCCTGGACAACATCGCCACCGTGCCCCGCATGATCGGCTGGGGCAAGCAGAAGTCCCGGGAACGGGCGGCCGAACTGATGGAACGGGTGGGGCTCGACGCCTCCCTCGGCAAGCGGTACCCGTACCAGCTCTCCGGCGGCCAGCAGCAGCGCGTCGGCGTGGCGCGGGCGCTCGCCGCCGACCCGCCCGTGCTCCTCATGGACGAGCCGTTCTCCGCGGTCGACCCCGTCGTCCGCAAGGGGCTCCAGGACGAACTCCTGCGCATCCAGGACGAGCTGGGCAAGACCATCGTCTTCGTCACGCACGACATCGACGAGGCCGTCAAACTGGGCTCCATGGTCGCGGTGATGCGCACCGGCGGCCGGCTCGCCCAGTTCGCGCCGCCCGCCGAGCTCTTGTCCGACCCCGCGGACGACTTCGTCGAGGACTTCCTCGGCGCCGACCGCGGCATCCGCCGGCTGTCCTTCTTCCCCTCCGCGGGCCTGGAGCTGACGACCCGCCCGGTCGTGCGGGTCGACGCCACCGCCGAGCAACTCGCCGCGGCCGACGGCCCGTATCTGCTGGTGACCGACGCGGACGGCCGACCGCTGGGCTGGGCCGAGCCGCGGGACCTGACCCCCGGCGCCCTCGTGCCCGAGCGCCTCCTGTCCCACGGGCGGCCGTTCCTGCCCGGCACCGATTCGCTGCGGGCCGCCCTGGACTGCGCGGTGCTCTCGCCGACCGGCTGGGCCGTCGCCGTGGACGCCGACGGCCGGGTGACCGGCGTCGTCTCCCAGCAGGCCGTCGGTGAGGCGATCCGCGCCGCTCACGGTGCGGGACCCGCGGCCGGGACGCCGGCCGCACGGCCCGCCACCGCCGCCGTCACCGAGGCCGCCCCGTGAACGGTTTCTTCGACATCCCGAGCGACCTCGACAACACCTACTTCGGGCTGATCGGACTGCATCTGCGCGAGGCGCTGCTGCCGGTGCTGGCCGGGCTGCTGCTCGCGCTGCCCGTCGCCCAGCTCTGCGTGCGGTTCCGCTGGCTGTACCCGCCCGTGCTCGGCGTGACCACCGTCTTCTACGCCATCCCGTCGCTGGCGGTCTTCGTCGTCCTCATCGACTACACGGGCCAGACCGAACTGACGGTGATGATCCCGCTGGCCGTCTACAGCCTGGTGGTGCTCGTCCCGGCGATCGTCGACGGCGTGCGGTCGGTGCCCGAGGAGACCCTCGCCGCGTCCACCGCCATGGGCTTCGGTCCCGTACGGCGCTACCTCCAGGTGCAGTTGCCGATCGCCGTGCCCGCCATCCTCGCCGGCCTCCGCGTGGCCGTGTCGGCGAGCATCTCGCTGGTCAGCGTCGGCGCCCTCATCGGCAA
This region of Streptomyces ambofaciens ATCC 23877 genomic DNA includes:
- a CDS encoding sensor histidine kinase, with the protein product MIPRLWRAYRRLRLGTRLALGLGVLSLVVFAVVGTALTASMRDYLERQLADQMKLVQVVQSKDAAEHGTVRRKPYYGWYTAVYDVSGGSADLRTPAEVPADSRALTALARTMARSDEDLTRTVRIGGHGPYLLRACEVRPGVVLVSAAPLGDVEDTVEQLVTVQVVAFGLALLALVVFGRRMLRRGLKPLSDMAGTAHGIASHDLSESAARLPLRVDGRDGGREVAELRTAFNTMLEHIDNSLAVRAEAERRLRRFVADASHELRTPLMSVRGYADLFQYAAANEPGERERHLARLRAEAARMGVLLDDLLLLARLDADEVEAPLRWEDADLAELVRQAADAFRAGHPEHPLTVTTGPAAVRLRLDPQRVRQVLDNLLTNAAVHTPPGTRVSVTLSVASGAARVAVADRGPGVPAADRERIFDRFYRVDKARSRDRGGSGLGLAVAGSLVRAHGGTIELGGEPGVTVFTVTLPAAAR
- a CDS encoding response regulator transcription factor, encoding MGCGRTVAQYVRVEKVRLLVVDDDPPIADLVATVARYEGWEAVTANTGEQALRLAAGFRPDIVVLDLMLPDVDGFGVLDRLRGSGTMVPVVFLTARDGVADRVAGLTRGGDDYLVKPFAVEELMARLRTVLRRSAGPDLRRAVLRVGDLTMDEDTREVRRGERRLSLTPTEYEVLRYLMRKSPAVLTKAQILDHVWEYGFGGRSNVVELVVSRLRRKLGDADGAGEPLIRTVRGFGYVIRQAAR
- a CDS encoding ABC transporter ATP-binding protein, whose translation is MIRMESVTKRYPDGTVAVDRLSLEIPDRSITVLVGPSGCGKTTTLRMINRMVEPTEGTISLDGADLQQQPVTTLRRSMGYVIQNAGLFQHRTILDNIATVPRMIGWGKQKSRERAAELMERVGLDASLGKRYPYQLSGGQQQRVGVARALAADPPVLLMDEPFSAVDPVVRKGLQDELLRIQDELGKTIVFVTHDIDEAVKLGSMVAVMRTGGRLAQFAPPAELLSDPADDFVEDFLGADRGIRRLSFFPSAGLELTTRPVVRVDATAEQLAAADGPYLLVTDADGRPLGWAEPRDLTPGALVPERLLSHGRPFLPGTDSLRAALDCAVLSPTGWAVAVDADGRVTGVVSQQAVGEAIRAAHGAGPAAGTPAARPATAAVTEAAP
- the msrB gene encoding peptide-methionine (R)-S-oxide reductase MsrB; this translates as MSYDVEKPDEQWREELAPAEYAVLRQAATEPAFTGEYTDTKTEGVYSCRACGADLFTSTTKFESHCGWPSFFDPKDTDAVELIEDRSHGMVRTEVRCARCGSHLGHVFKGEGYPTPTDQRYCINSIALRLRPAEG
- a CDS encoding ABC transporter permease, which gives rise to MNGFFDIPSDLDNTYFGLIGLHLREALLPVLAGLLLALPVAQLCVRFRWLYPPVLGVTTVFYAIPSLAVFVVLIDYTGQTELTVMIPLAVYSLVVLVPAIVDGVRSVPEETLAASTAMGFGPVRRYLQVQLPIAVPAILAGLRVAVSASISLVSVGALIGNQGALGNLLADAQKYGRPELAVNSVLTTAVLAILCDAALVLVRNLLTPWMPRGGTRRPKAAAVRQGRPETEKAAAR
- the murC gene encoding UDP-N-acetylmuramate--L-alanine ligase, which translates into the protein MAPGLPTAMDRPHFIGIGGAGMSGIAKILAQRGAAVAGSDAKDSPTAEALRARGATVHIGHAAEHLADDASCVVVSSAIREDNPELARAAALGIPVVHRSDALAALMDGARPIAVAGTHGKTTTTSMLAVSLSELGLDPSYAIGGDLDAPGSNALHGEGEIFVAEADESDRSFHKYAPEVAIVLNVELDHHANYASMDEIYESFETFAARIVPGGTLVIAADQEGARELTRRLAGSVRTVTYGESEDADVRILSVVPQGLKSQVTVVLDGTELTFEVSVPGRHYAHNAVAALAAGAALGIPAAELAPALAAYTGVKRRLQLKGEAAGVQVVDSYAHHPTEMTADLEAMRAAVGDARILVLFQPHLFSRTQELGEEMGRALALADASVVLDIYPAREDPIPGITSELIIEAARAAGADVTPVHDKAEAPAVIAGMAKAGDLVLTMGAGDVTDLGPRILDEL